The Cyclopterus lumpus isolate fCycLum1 chromosome 1, fCycLum1.pri, whole genome shotgun sequence sequence ATACCAAGAAGAGGATGACATCTACTTTAGTGAATCAGGAGAGTCCATTACTGAGTCTCCTCGAACCAAACTCTCACCAACATCACTGTCCCCACACTCAGAGCGCCCCAACTTCGAGCCTCATGCCAGACAGACATCACGGCCGCATTCacagtcttcttcttcctctcttggtCGCGCAGCTGACATGACCCTGGCCTTGGCCCTGACCACAGAGCAGCCCCTGGGAGCCAGTAGTAGGCAGGGCCCAGGGACTGTGAACAGGAGGGTTGAATCttcagaggaaggagggagtAGTGAAGCACCTCCTGCTTCTCTCTTCTTTGGAATTTCAGACAAGGCTGCTGAGCAGGCAGAGAAGTGGAACTCGGACTCTGACACAGATCTCTGCAGACCGGACAGGCAGAGGGCAAGGTCCACACGTAAGTATCTGTCTTCTACCCTCACTTGTTAGACACATGAAGCTAGTAGTGCAAACTGTACAGCacattataaatgtttttttattattaatttaaataatgtacGACTTATTAATAGATAGatcattttgtgtttgcttGTCCAGAGACATGAAGGACATTTGTATAATGATCTTAAATTACGTGTTCTCTGCCTGTAATTATTGTTGGTGTTATTTGATGACTTAATTTCATATTGTGTTAAGCCCTATGGGGGCTGGTTATTTTCATGCTGTAACGTGGGGTCTATTTGAGGTGTACTTACAGGGAGAATTCCCATGGCTTTAAAAGTCAGAGCGGGTTAAGAATAAAATATGACGGTATGATGAGGCTTGCAGAAACAAATTTGACAGACACCAGCATGTGTCACCCCGGGCCTGTCACCCGATCCCTTTTCCAATCCTAAGACTTGGTAATGGAAAGTAAGCTCCTCATTTTTCTTGCCTCATGGACTAAGTTAGCTGTAAGTGAATATGACGCTTTTATTAGTGTGCTGGCTTCAGCAGGGGTAATTTAAAGGTTTTTTGCTGTGTGCTTGCTTCAAAATCCCCAAATATTAAGAATTAGtccattattttacttttacgAGCATTGATCAGTTAAATACTGTAGCTTCTTAAATGTTCAATGACTgacaaaatatcaaaataaaatgagtatatgtttacattttcctcacctcccttttcttctcactgtccctctctctcctttgcctCAGGGCTCAGTCACAAGGAGAGCCAATCAGACAGACAAGTCAAGGAGACCAAGTCCAAATGTAAGCGTATCGCTCGGCTGCTAACGGATGCACCCAACCCTCAAAATAAGGGAGCTTTGCTGTTTAAAAAACGCCGCCAAAGGGTCAAGAAGTATACACTTGTGAGTTACGGGACTGGGGAGAAAAAGCTTGACAGCGAAGACCAAATAGAGGAGGAAACGGAAGTCAGATCAGCTGGTTATGCCTTTGTGGCAACAAGTGAATCTGATTTAGAAGAAGAGTATTCTGTTTATCAACAGCAGCACCATTTAAGTCTGAATTGGGGAAGTGGTAGAGAAATGGAAGCAGAAACAAAAGGTAAGGGTGTTATGATGTTTGCCCAACGCCGCCAACTGATGGATAAAATTGTGTCAGAGCATGAAGACCTGAGGAATAAAGGATTACCTTTGGAGACATTACGAGAACCCGAATTTACAGAAGCACAGAATGTTTATGACACTGAGGAAATGTACGTGCATACTGATCAGGCCAACTACATGGATGCAAATCCTAGGCCGCACGAAGAATACCAAGAAAGTATTCAACAGATGAACCACCTATCCAACGTGCCAAGACCGTTGGTATCAAACAGAACTGCGAAGCCTTTCCTAGGATTTTCCATCAGCACAACTGCTCCAGTGACAAAGAAGCAAGAACCGAGATTCAGAGTACCTGTACCTATTAACACTCACCCGCAAGTTTGGTCCCCCACTGGAGAAATCATAGCCTCAAGAGATGAGCGAATATCTGTGCCAGCAATAAAGGCCGGCATCCTTCCAGAGGGTAAAAGGAGATTCACTAATAAACAGTCAACAATGCTGGCGCAAAAGATCAGATAATCATCTTCAAAACAAAGGGGAGAGGAGGTCTTTTATTGAGGCAGAGGAAAGACTTTTTTAGGTCTAGGTGCTGAAGCTTGTAACTTCATGCAACCCAGAACAATAAACTCAAGAATCCCCCTCCAGGTTGCCCCAAAACCCACCATCAACCCAGCTTGTCAACCTTGGATGAGTATGAGCCCCTCTGGTGAGCCCTATATTCACCAAGAAGTCCAGTTTCACAACCCGCTTACAGTCACGGGGGGCCTCATAATCAGCAATACTTACAGTATCAAGATTGGGCTCAAACTCGACAGAGAGCCACCATTGGGCACCAGATCAAACCTCCGGCAACACTTCAAACACCTGCCAATGCCGTTCGGGTCCTGTCGACTCCTCTTCTCAGCTTCATCTCCAGTCAAACAACAAATAGCTGGAGTCAGCAGCCATCACAACCCCCAGTGAGTATGCAGGCCCGCAGTCCTAAATACAGCCCACATCACCCTCCCTCACCCTCAAGGAATAAGTTAGAAGGTACTCAAAACTCTGTTGCCTCTTGCCCACCACAAGCGGGGAAGTCAAACGGTTATGCATCAAAAGCATCACAGGCTTCTTCAAGGGGTCGAGTCTCAGTCAGAGGTACTAATCAGGCTGGTGATGGTCCAACTATGGCGGGAAAAGGTGCAGCGTTGTTTGCCAAAAGACAGTCCCGTATGGAGAAGTTTGTTGTCGATGATGAAACGGTGCAAGCTAACAAAACAAGATCCCCCTCCCCAAACCCATCACTCCCTAACTCCTTGAGATATTCTTCCATCGTTCGTGCTCCACCTCCTTCATCATACAATCCCCTTCTTGCTCCTTTCTATCCTCCATCAGCAGCCAAGCAACCCCCTTCCACAAGCCCCAAAATCAAGCCTAAGAGTAAAGAGAAACCTAAAGCAGCGCCAAAGCACCTCAACCCCTTAGATATTATGAAACATCAGCCTTATCAATTAGACTCTTCACTATTTAAGTATGAGGCAGTACCTGAGGCCAAAAGCCCCAGCCCTAAACCGACTCCAGCATCAAAGTTTGAGGCCACCAAAAGCCTTAAACATAGATCTGCTCCTTCTCATTCTCCTTATAACGCCTCTGAGCTTGTTGTTCAAAGCAAGGCAGAAGTTCCTGCTAAGTCTCCTGTATTGGTAAGTTCCCAAAATTATTCTGCCCGCCAAAGCACGAGATCAGTTGAGCCTCTTGCAACCGATAAGCGCTTGCATAGAAAGCACACTATCCCACCTACAGCCCATCACATAACCAACAAGCAGGCACCAAGTGCCCGACCTGCAAGCGCATCCTCCCAGCATTCTTCTACTTGGTGAAAGGCATTGCTTCAGCTTTTTCTCCTGCATCTCTTATTGCTAGAGGCGCACGTCAAATGGCACCTCGCCCGAAGTTTTCTGCTAAGAAGCCAGTGGTGACAAGCAAACAGTGGAGACCTGTTGCTGCGCTTCAGTAGCTCTGATACTGTATATGGTCATGCTTTGGTGTAGTCACCGTTGAGACGATAGAACACGATTACATATGCAACACGGTATCATCATAAATGTCTTACTTATTAACAGGTGGACATGACAGACAGTTTAAATGTACGTCACGTCCAAAATAATTAACAGTATGCATCTATAAGGATATATTTAGGTGGAAATGTGAGGAAACATGTTGAATGTACAGCAAAACTAGCCTAATATtgtaaatcaataaaatataaactcaaataaataatttagtATATTATATCATCTTCCTCAAACTTGGGAGGTGCATGCATGCTTGAAAAAGGAAATGTGAGACTAGATAATGTTCAGTGATTCTCAGGAAGTGCTATTACATGTGCAATATTGTGTGCAGAGACCTTGTTCAACTGTTGACTCtttgagtttttctttctttcgttgtttttcttttgtaaagaTTACATGCActtataagataagataagataattctTTATTAGTaccgcagtggggaaatttaTGTCTAGTAGTAGTCATCATTGACCCCAAAAGCAACACAGCAATAccctatattaatacatttgtttattacattaattaaaaaatcatTTTCATGCCATTTGAGAAAACAATAACTCCCTATTATATTTACTGAATATGTTTGATCATTTAACGTGTCTGGGGAGAAACTTCTCTTTTTGAATGCATGCCATTTGCAATTCCTTCAGTCTCATTCCAAACTTCAATCACAACAGCTAAAAGCACTAACTTTAGTTGTGATTATTAACTGTGatgactttaaatgttttatatgtgGATATAGTTTCTGCAGTTATCGGTTATGGCCAGTTATTTAACTGTCATCACAGTTCACAACTATCATCTGTATCCTCATCCTTTCAAACATGAGTTATCACAGAGATTTAAGATCGAGAGATTTATTCACAttgcaaaaaaatgaaaacaattgtcTTATATGTGTTCATATCTCTGTCTTTCAAACATATTTGCACTTCTTCTTCTCAATCATCCTATTAAATTTCTCTTTCGCTCTACTTGtgaacttcctgtgtgtgtcatgaGCTTCTTTTTCCTATCACTACTTTTTCTGAGTGACCCGTATGTCCTCCTTAAATCTTTCTCACTGCATCACACTTTCACACAGCATTTAATCATATTCACTGAACCTTCAGCAATATCAGTTTTAAGACTCACTACTTTATTGACTATTTTTAATACCGTTTGCTCTTTATAATATAAGGGTAAATTGCTGAAGGTTAACACTGTCACTGACCAGTATGACTTTCTGTTTCTGGattgttgttcttgtttgttttcacagcttTTCCATCAGTCCACCTTTAACtctaaatgtgaaatgtttggAACCATGATCTCAGCCCTCAAAATAATATCTGCGCACTACTGAAGTGAAATCCACCCTAAAGCAGGATTTACATTTTGCTATTCTAATGACTTATTGAGCAAGCATGTACTGTCACAGTAAAAAAGTGTGTTACCTGAATTCATAAGAAGTAAGGAGTTATCAGTCAGACAGGCCCATATTAGTTCTGATCACTAGCTGTCAATCGTGGCTAATGTTAATGCTAATGTTAAGCTACTCAAATCctgaacttttttttcctttagatgattcaaaccaaaataaacaacaaccaATCACGAACAGGACTGTGGATATTTTCCTGTGACAAAATGGTTTATAAATGATTGTAGACTATCATACCTCTGCTGCTGAAGGCTGCTAGGTGAGCTAATAATGAGATGTAAAAGATGTTGTCGTTAAGTCACCCCGAATATTGATGAATCAAACAATGTTGTACAAGATTTGAGAAAGTATAGGGTGCAGTGCAGGTCGGATCCAACTTAAAGGACACCAGCAATGGGTATATTAAAGGCCCTGGACATGCgcggtaaacacacacaggtgactTCATTCCCTTTGGCTCACAAGAGGTCTTGTCAGAGCTGTGTAGGAATGTAAAGAATGTATGCCATTGATATGGCCCCTCTTTCTCAAATTAAACTTGCCCTGGGTGTCCTGGGCCtttaacaatgttttattaCAAAATTGGTGAAGTGACACAATGGAAAAATACTAAATGAATCTAACATGTGAATTATATTTTAGAGTGGATTTCCTCTTTAAGCAGATGGATCAAAGAAAAGGGGGCACCAGATATAGTTCCAAACTAAGATTCATTAtcttttatatatgttttagtaGTAATATTGCCACCGTACTTATTTCAAGTTTATTAAACCAACAGCAGGTAAGTTCttaaatctatatttattttctatattcatTAATGTCTCAAATGTTTCTtgatactttaagacttttaacACAAATCTCATCCATGAGTTTATATCACTCAAACCTTCTTTGGCATTAAACGAAACACTCAATCCTCTAGTTGGTCTACATATGTGAAATGTTTTAAGT is a genomic window containing:
- the synpo2b gene encoding LOW QUALITY PROTEIN: synaptopodin-2 (The sequence of the model RefSeq protein was modified relative to this genomic sequence to represent the inferred CDS: inserted 1 base in 1 codon; deleted 5 bases in 3 codons); translation: MEPEAEDTDNKDNAVPWSGSEGSGELCDDASDEEHPLDPLPAHILKSDLKATPACLQSQDWQSAGEQPSPPELCASEEEVSYQEEDDIYFSESGESITESPRTKLSPTSLSPHSERPNFEPHARQTSRPHSQSSSSSLGRAADMTLALALTTEQPLGASSRQGPGTVNRRVESSEEGGSSEAPPASLFFGISDKAAEQAEKWNSDSDTDLCRPDRQRARSTRLSHKESQSDRQVKETKSKCKRIARLLTDAPNPQNKGALLFKKRRQRVKKYTLVSYGTGEKKLDSEDQIEEETEVRSAGYAFVATSESDLEEEYSVYQQQHHLSLNWGSGREMEAETKGKGVMMFAQRRQLMDKIVSEHEDLRNKGLPLETLREPEFTEAQNVYDTEEMYVHTDQANYMDANPRPHEEYQESIQQMNHLSNVPRPLVSNRTAKPFLGFSISTTAPVTKKQEPRFRVPVPINTHPQVWSPTGEIIASRDERISVPAIKAGILPEGKRRFTNKQSTMLAQRSDNHLQNKGERRSFIEAEERLFGLGAEACNFMQPRTINSRIPLQVAPKPTINPACQPWMSMSPSGEPYIXPRSPVSQPAYSHGGPHNQQYLQYQDWAQTRQRATIGHQIKPPATLQTPANAVRVLSTPLLSFISSQTTNSWSQQPSQPPVSMQARSPKYSPHHPPSPSRNKLEGTQNSVASCPPQAGKSNGYASKASQASSRGRVSVRGTNQAGDGPTMAGKGAALFAKRQSRMEKFVVDDETVQANKTRSPSPNPSLPNSLRYSSIVRAPPPSSYNPLLAPFYPPSAAKQPPSTSPKIKPKSKEKPKAAPKHLNPLDIMKHQPYQLDSSLFKYEAVPEAKSPSPKPTPASKFEATKSLKHRSAPSHSPYNASELVVQSKAEVPAKSPVLVSSQNYSARQSTRSVEPLATDKRLHRKHTIPPTAHHITNKQAPSARPASASSQHSSLVKGIASAFSPASLIARGARQMAPRPKFSAKKPVVTSKQWRPVAALQ